In Microvenator marinus, one genomic interval encodes:
- a CDS encoding PEGA domain-containing protein has translation MRRWKLSVWVVGLLLTLMALNASAQDSREANRWVQTGNQSLAQGEFEDALVAYTKALELSEDPELVYQVGDVQEKLGNWESARFHFQLYLNLVPNSRHSEKIGARIEVLRTLESTQSRLEVVSDPEGASVYWLGERAVGRTPARIPVHPGQHRLRFEKQGFKSAFVEVEVFAGQERTVEVELSQLPEVKVPEKMKSVLPEKELEKEKTKVDDSEVLMSDVDLSPPAAVKTFGWMGLVGGFWALALGWAADVPSVWISGTLMMGGSGYLLFIHEWDELPTHETGAMPIGGFSFEW, from the coding sequence ATGAGAAGATGGAAATTGTCAGTATGGGTCGTCGGTCTTCTGCTGACTTTGATGGCTTTGAACGCGAGCGCACAAGACTCCCGGGAAGCCAACCGGTGGGTGCAAACAGGAAACCAGTCACTTGCACAGGGCGAGTTTGAAGACGCATTGGTTGCCTATACGAAGGCACTTGAGCTGAGCGAGGACCCGGAGTTGGTCTATCAGGTTGGCGACGTGCAGGAGAAACTTGGGAACTGGGAAAGTGCAAGGTTTCACTTCCAGCTCTACCTCAACTTGGTGCCTAACTCGCGGCATTCGGAGAAGATTGGTGCTCGAATCGAAGTGCTTAGGACTCTAGAGTCGACTCAGAGCCGTTTAGAAGTCGTTTCAGATCCAGAAGGAGCCAGTGTCTACTGGCTCGGTGAAAGGGCAGTAGGCCGCACTCCAGCGCGCATCCCGGTGCATCCTGGCCAACATCGTCTGCGGTTTGAGAAGCAGGGCTTCAAGAGTGCATTCGTTGAGGTCGAGGTTTTTGCCGGTCAAGAACGGACGGTGGAGGTTGAGCTTTCGCAGCTACCGGAGGTCAAAGTGCCGGAGAAGATGAAGTCCGTGCTGCCAGAGAAAGAGCTAGAGAAAGAGAAGACGAAGGTGGACGACTCCGAGGTTCTAATGAGCGACGTGGACTTGTCCCCGCCCGCAGCGGTCAAAACCTTCGGTTGGATGGGGCTTGTAGGAGGATTCTGGGCCCTCGCTCTCGGGTGGGCGGCAGACGTTCCCTCAGTATGGATAAGTGGAACCCTAATGATGGGCGGCAGTGGGTACTTGCTCTTCATTCATGAGTGGGACGAGTTGCCCACCCATGAAACTGGGGCCATGCCGATCGGAGGGTTTAGTTTTGAGTGGTAA
- the hisG gene encoding ATP phosphoribosyltransferase — MNRHLKIAIPKGPYEPQLREQFGAAGFPIPEGRDQHRLEATFEDESWTVDIIRIASADMGTYVERGAVQVGVMSTDAIHELNVDVWRPYTFACGAAPIILAARRDQTLARLHSLPHLRLATAIPRFTREWFSTRGFNVEIVHVHDDHLRAVQMGLADGLVSLLHDPNPLLNNDFRALEQLGISELKLVVNNAISSYRRKFIRHIMDQLEAHRPPATPPVQIPYDTEDPE; from the coding sequence ATGAATAGACACCTAAAAATCGCCATACCTAAAGGTCCTTACGAGCCACAACTCCGAGAACAATTTGGTGCTGCGGGCTTCCCCATTCCCGAGGGAAGGGACCAACATCGACTCGAAGCAACCTTTGAGGATGAGTCTTGGACCGTGGATATCATCCGCATCGCATCAGCTGATATGGGCACCTATGTGGAGCGAGGTGCCGTCCAAGTTGGAGTGATGAGCACCGACGCCATCCATGAACTGAATGTGGACGTTTGGCGCCCCTACACCTTTGCGTGCGGGGCCGCCCCAATTATTCTCGCTGCGAGGCGCGACCAAACCCTTGCCCGCCTCCACTCACTTCCACATTTGCGCCTCGCAACGGCAATCCCACGATTCACTCGTGAGTGGTTTAGTACACGCGGCTTTAATGTTGAAATAGTACATGTGCACGATGACCATCTGCGCGCCGTACAAATGGGGCTTGCAGATGGCCTCGTGTCTCTCTTGCATGACCCGAACCCACTACTAAACAACGACTTTAGAGCCTTGGAGCAACTCGGAATCTCCGAGTTAAAACTAGTGGTTAACAACGCGATCAGCTCGTACCGGCGCAAGTTCATCCGCCACATCATGGACCAGCTTGAGGCGCATCGCCCGCCCGCTACTCCGCCAGTTCAGATTCCGTATGATACTGAAGACCCAGAATAG
- a CDS encoding tetratricopeptide repeat protein encodes MRYFISLMILALSVGCHNSYESGMESLARGEYSNAIAHAESGLADDPNDPELNLLMAESLIGQEKWAAAEPYARKAARAQGTRGLGHRALGKLLWELGDPVRAVDTWRESRRIDISLVSDSDYQRALETAISLAMSTHDYAKALELRVELAEMVPGHEAVSEEWMKRTRALLAEDYVREGKFQLAAEAYGALATDFKDPSFWFDQGRVFTTFGQDSEAILAFQKYVDAGDSGVDRNLEVARRSERLKNPSIAIRFYDQALELMTVPSNQRAQTHLALAELLLTSRATDQANVHLKAYIQDMRDVKGLPVLADPYIEAAQLATQGRAPQLAIEYLEEAVEQATVSWRATRMLAELYSRRARLLDVERVTKRYVERSDSSVNSLTTAGRWASSQRHSDLAIYFLEAALAKDDSSATLWMELSKAYSGANRLSDTRRALDGYVKRASDPVRANLDASSVLRRMRSYQDAEKFLLAAFKLEPANESVVYDLETLYRESNRPQEIHKVFERHIKARGGSADVYAEVASRFLRQNELDDALKYLLKAASLGRTSAWLNIADVYKRRRQERDMRDALQKYIDGSNDRGAALDDAWQRLRTSSWAQEGVGILEELISLRPENVLYYEELSELYFSQRRDVEAFELWKKYLQVSPDYFGALESMSRRFERHGHEEWVLSLLQELVKRDGERLPELYRLIGDAYASAAQKRMRMTGALLSNGIFSSEDKARENYRIYLDKAKASGRELERFADAMRSRRMWDIAALAYEKLGIEKSRADTKLNYGTALLNLGRHEEAKAILSSYLEDRGSSLDALRQVSDQLMAAGQYDVLEPYLQELMTSGDENLLRNAFLKLSEVYRQTDQPQKIGPLIAVYLERTQNPGEGRRTSISVIEAAGLWEEGVRQLTRMAELHGDEYRFDLGIMMYRAGDIEGAWRTLEEFASSSVTPAESWYRVGQFYERRAEVEKAQTAYNSAVNAAPQNSLLLAERGRFRIMRGQVEAGREDFKLARQMLESPQRTPVARVEIEALTSVGRFEEARELAREMMPLAFAVDKDYFVRIVASHELRQGDQIRAQRFMDELRSGGVAPDLFVELLVQYGFLEEAAKAIESEIQNGDQVMGGDLAVAYANVFTTLGGMERLLRVMQPVLERSRDGRVQEQLGEYLVREGRLELGSMYLRAATEQGRTDYVVLLGQVYLTLGHTNEALAQFQVFLDQPNLRRADALRLVGGAFESTGRTDLWVPFLIQLAQDERYADAATSLLIAHDIQTGGLSEGLGRMQRLVGEVTMEGDAPQVGDSGEDVRVETLAGAIESLAGEGYLAEARAFHDSLPDSIRQEERMRELELRLVFSDDDVSVDPYVDLVLKEFGDSSRDRQRTLKLGTLLLAYGRFDKARQIAEPLIKDGDLEVARGALNLASKLAVAQSDNARIRGLVEEFVASRPDRSGARQVALDVVRALGEDQLVSELSRESLRLMPTQTQIFNAFNNGMVTNDLPLASEASNLIWRVTENPVETVSEVASNYADRQDPEFVRTLMAPVLNGYPQLVRTRLIWARMNYRVGDTVEAREELLAMLEDTEFDPDAVEQVGDFLKSWRLWGELAKYIAPRVNLEETSPDFRRALGLAHLHLGERDAALSLFDQVISESPDASEASRRLADELRTHGFIAEGLRFAEKAIDLRPNRSGNYVTRGLVRLAMGEDAEDDIRRGLNDGNQALLTLFNASEITLKRGDIERAKPFLDELAKAPIADQGGMLAIDLALRAFRDAGLASEGVAFVEDRWPTVAAGRGISAKVLMMSLAGLYEEAGNVERGFTLYEDAISRTMISDPFDRDLATYRNNLAYMFSTSNTRVDEGLALIRLAIAQDVQRNASFIDTLGWLLYRKGDLEAAEIEIRKALATTTVARGSVAELVELYSHLAELRSLRGFDQEGSWGRVFIEMIEPK; translated from the coding sequence ATGAGATACTTCATTTCCTTGATGATACTCGCCCTTAGCGTGGGCTGCCACAATTCGTATGAAAGTGGAATGGAGTCTTTGGCGCGCGGTGAGTACTCGAATGCAATTGCTCATGCCGAGTCGGGGCTGGCAGACGACCCCAATGATCCCGAGCTAAACCTGCTCATGGCGGAGAGTTTGATTGGGCAAGAGAAATGGGCTGCCGCAGAACCTTACGCGCGCAAGGCCGCCAGGGCTCAAGGTACTCGTGGGTTGGGGCATCGGGCACTCGGCAAGCTACTCTGGGAGTTGGGAGACCCTGTCCGGGCGGTGGATACGTGGCGAGAATCACGGCGCATCGATATCTCCTTGGTGAGCGACTCCGACTATCAAAGGGCTCTTGAAACCGCGATTTCTCTGGCAATGTCTACTCACGATTACGCGAAGGCTCTTGAGCTGAGGGTTGAGCTCGCGGAGATGGTTCCGGGTCATGAAGCCGTAAGCGAAGAGTGGATGAAGCGGACTCGGGCGTTGCTCGCCGAGGACTACGTTCGCGAAGGGAAATTTCAGCTCGCCGCTGAGGCTTATGGGGCGCTCGCAACCGACTTTAAGGACCCTAGTTTTTGGTTCGACCAGGGACGCGTGTTCACGACCTTTGGTCAAGATTCGGAGGCGATTCTGGCCTTCCAAAAATATGTAGACGCGGGAGATAGCGGGGTCGACCGTAATCTGGAAGTGGCCCGGCGCTCAGAGCGACTCAAGAATCCTTCGATCGCGATCAGGTTCTACGACCAGGCACTCGAGCTCATGACGGTGCCGAGCAACCAACGCGCTCAGACTCATCTGGCGCTCGCTGAGCTCCTCTTGACATCTCGAGCTACCGATCAGGCGAACGTCCATTTGAAGGCCTATATTCAGGATATGAGGGACGTGAAGGGCCTCCCCGTTCTCGCAGACCCGTATATCGAGGCGGCTCAACTTGCGACTCAAGGTCGCGCGCCGCAACTCGCCATCGAGTATCTGGAAGAGGCAGTAGAACAGGCTACCGTGAGTTGGCGCGCCACTCGGATGCTGGCCGAGCTTTACTCCCGTCGTGCACGTCTTTTGGACGTTGAACGCGTGACCAAGCGGTATGTTGAGCGGTCCGATTCGAGTGTGAACTCGTTGACCACGGCAGGGAGATGGGCCTCATCGCAGCGACACTCCGATTTGGCGATTTACTTTTTGGAAGCGGCGTTGGCCAAGGACGATTCGAGCGCAACTTTGTGGATGGAACTGTCCAAGGCATATTCGGGGGCGAATCGTCTCAGTGATACGAGGCGCGCTTTGGATGGCTATGTGAAGCGCGCAAGTGACCCGGTTCGGGCAAATCTGGATGCTTCGAGCGTGCTCCGACGTATGCGGTCCTACCAAGATGCTGAGAAGTTCCTTCTGGCCGCGTTCAAGCTCGAGCCAGCCAATGAAAGCGTGGTTTACGACCTCGAGACACTCTATCGAGAATCGAACCGGCCCCAAGAGATTCACAAGGTTTTTGAGCGACACATCAAAGCAAGGGGGGGCTCGGCAGACGTTTATGCTGAAGTGGCTTCCCGCTTTTTGCGCCAGAATGAACTCGATGATGCATTGAAGTACCTTCTTAAGGCAGCGTCTTTAGGGCGAACTTCAGCGTGGTTAAATATTGCAGACGTCTACAAGAGGCGCCGTCAAGAGCGCGACATGCGAGACGCACTTCAGAAGTATATCGACGGCTCGAATGACCGCGGTGCAGCACTCGATGATGCGTGGCAGAGACTTAGGACCAGCTCGTGGGCTCAAGAGGGTGTGGGCATCCTCGAAGAGTTGATATCGCTCAGGCCCGAAAATGTCCTCTACTACGAAGAGTTGAGTGAGTTGTATTTCTCGCAGCGCCGCGATGTGGAGGCATTTGAACTCTGGAAGAAGTACCTGCAGGTTTCGCCTGATTATTTCGGGGCTCTCGAGTCGATGAGTCGTAGGTTCGAGCGCCACGGTCACGAAGAGTGGGTGCTCTCACTACTGCAAGAGTTGGTGAAACGAGACGGTGAGAGACTGCCCGAGCTCTATCGCTTGATTGGAGACGCTTACGCTTCGGCAGCACAGAAGCGTATGCGGATGACTGGAGCGTTACTTTCCAACGGAATCTTCTCTTCGGAGGACAAGGCTCGCGAGAACTATCGAATCTATTTGGACAAAGCGAAAGCCAGTGGACGGGAGCTCGAGAGATTTGCGGACGCGATGAGAAGCCGTCGCATGTGGGATATTGCTGCGCTTGCCTATGAAAAGCTCGGCATTGAAAAGTCCCGCGCTGACACCAAATTGAATTACGGTACGGCACTTCTCAATTTGGGGCGGCACGAAGAAGCAAAGGCCATTCTTTCGAGCTACCTCGAGGACCGAGGCTCTAGCCTCGATGCGCTCCGACAAGTCTCGGATCAGCTTATGGCTGCTGGGCAATACGATGTTCTGGAACCCTATCTTCAGGAGTTGATGACGTCCGGGGACGAAAACCTCCTGAGAAATGCGTTCTTGAAACTCTCCGAGGTGTATCGGCAGACCGACCAGCCACAAAAGATTGGGCCGCTGATCGCCGTCTACTTGGAGAGAACGCAGAATCCGGGCGAGGGACGACGAACTTCGATCTCGGTGATTGAAGCCGCCGGCTTGTGGGAAGAGGGCGTCAGACAGCTCACTCGGATGGCAGAATTGCATGGTGATGAGTATCGATTTGATCTCGGCATCATGATGTATCGTGCGGGAGACATCGAAGGGGCGTGGCGAACTTTGGAGGAATTTGCTTCTAGCAGCGTGACTCCTGCCGAGTCCTGGTACCGTGTGGGCCAGTTTTACGAGCGTCGCGCTGAGGTCGAGAAGGCCCAAACGGCCTACAACTCAGCGGTCAATGCGGCTCCTCAGAACTCTTTACTCTTGGCGGAACGTGGCCGATTTCGAATCATGCGGGGCCAGGTTGAAGCGGGCCGAGAAGATTTCAAACTCGCTCGCCAGATGCTTGAGTCGCCCCAACGAACTCCCGTCGCAAGAGTAGAGATCGAGGCGTTGACGTCTGTGGGGCGTTTTGAGGAAGCACGTGAGCTGGCGCGAGAGATGATGCCTTTGGCGTTCGCAGTGGATAAGGACTACTTTGTTCGCATCGTAGCTTCGCATGAGCTGCGACAGGGCGACCAAATCCGTGCCCAACGCTTTATGGATGAATTGCGTTCTGGCGGCGTGGCGCCGGATCTATTTGTCGAACTCTTGGTTCAATATGGGTTCCTGGAAGAGGCGGCAAAGGCCATCGAGTCTGAGATCCAAAACGGGGACCAGGTCATGGGCGGGGATCTGGCCGTGGCTTATGCAAACGTGTTTACGACACTCGGTGGAATGGAGCGACTTCTGCGAGTCATGCAACCGGTCCTCGAGCGTAGCCGTGACGGCCGAGTGCAGGAGCAATTGGGCGAATACTTGGTCAGGGAAGGGCGCCTCGAGTTGGGGAGCATGTATCTGCGCGCTGCGACTGAGCAGGGGCGCACGGACTATGTTGTCTTACTCGGTCAGGTCTACCTGACGCTTGGACATACCAATGAGGCATTGGCTCAATTTCAGGTGTTTCTGGACCAACCAAACCTTCGACGTGCTGATGCATTGCGGTTGGTTGGCGGGGCTTTCGAGTCTACGGGCCGCACAGATTTGTGGGTTCCCTTCTTGATTCAGTTGGCGCAAGACGAGCGATATGCTGATGCGGCGACGTCACTATTGATCGCGCACGACATTCAGACCGGAGGACTTAGCGAAGGGCTCGGGCGGATGCAGCGCCTGGTTGGAGAAGTGACAATGGAAGGTGACGCCCCGCAGGTAGGCGACTCGGGCGAGGATGTGCGTGTTGAAACCCTTGCGGGAGCCATCGAGAGCCTCGCAGGCGAGGGCTATCTTGCGGAGGCCAGAGCCTTCCATGATTCACTGCCGGACTCAATTCGGCAAGAAGAACGAATGCGAGAGCTCGAGCTACGCTTGGTGTTTAGTGATGACGATGTCAGCGTTGATCCATACGTGGATTTAGTCCTGAAAGAGTTTGGAGATTCGAGCCGCGATCGGCAAAGAACTTTGAAATTGGGGACACTGCTTTTGGCCTATGGCAGGTTTGATAAGGCGCGCCAGATTGCAGAGCCGCTCATCAAAGATGGAGACCTAGAGGTTGCAAGGGGAGCCTTAAATCTGGCTTCGAAGCTCGCAGTCGCGCAGTCGGACAACGCACGGATTCGTGGACTGGTAGAAGAGTTTGTCGCAAGTCGTCCAGATAGGTCAGGCGCAAGGCAAGTAGCGCTCGACGTGGTGCGAGCTCTCGGCGAGGACCAACTGGTTTCTGAGTTGAGCCGAGAAAGTCTGAGATTAATGCCGACACAGACCCAAATTTTCAATGCGTTCAACAACGGTATGGTCACCAATGATCTTCCACTGGCCTCTGAAGCGAGCAACTTGATCTGGCGTGTCACCGAGAACCCTGTTGAGACGGTCTCTGAGGTCGCGAGCAACTATGCGGACCGTCAGGACCCTGAATTCGTGCGGACGTTGATGGCCCCGGTCTTAAACGGTTATCCACAGCTAGTTCGAACGCGCTTGATTTGGGCGCGAATGAATTATCGCGTCGGGGATACGGTCGAGGCACGAGAAGAGCTTCTGGCCATGCTGGAAGATACGGAGTTTGATCCGGATGCAGTCGAGCAGGTTGGAGACTTTCTGAAGAGTTGGAGACTCTGGGGTGAGCTTGCAAAGTACATCGCCCCTAGGGTCAACCTGGAGGAGACATCTCCAGATTTTCGCCGTGCGCTGGGCCTTGCTCATCTGCACCTCGGAGAAAGAGATGCGGCCCTAAGCCTCTTCGATCAAGTCATTTCTGAAAGTCCCGACGCGTCCGAAGCTTCACGAAGACTCGCGGACGAATTGCGCACCCATGGATTTATCGCGGAAGGTTTGAGATTTGCGGAGAAGGCCATCGACCTAAGGCCCAATCGAAGCGGAAACTATGTCACACGTGGATTGGTCCGCTTGGCGATGGGCGAAGACGCTGAAGATGATATTCGTCGTGGACTCAACGACGGGAACCAAGCACTTCTGACTCTCTTCAACGCCTCGGAAATTACACTTAAGCGAGGTGATATCGAGCGTGCGAAGCCGTTCTTGGATGAGCTCGCGAAGGCTCCGATTGCCGACCAGGGTGGCATGCTTGCGATTGACCTCGCCCTGCGCGCGTTCCGAGACGCCGGGTTGGCATCTGAGGGTGTGGCATTCGTGGAGGACCGTTGGCCTACCGTAGCCGCAGGACGCGGGATTTCGGCGAAGGTTCTCATGATGTCATTGGCCGGGCTTTACGAAGAAGCCGGCAATGTAGAGCGCGGATTCACCCTCTACGAGGACGCGATTTCGCGCACAATGATTAGCGATCCTTTTGATCGCGACCTCGCGACCTATCGCAACAATCTGGCCTATATGTTCTCTACGTCAAACACACGAGTCGATGAGGGACTAGCCCTGATTCGACTCGCGATCGCTCAAGACGTGCAGCGAAACGCGAGCTTCATCGATACATTGGGATGGCTACTTTATCGCAAGGGAGATCTCGAGGCTGCAGAGATTGAGATTCGAAAAGCGTTGGCCACCACAACCGTAGCTCGTGGCTCGGTTGCGGAGTTGGTGGAACTCTATAGCCATCTTGCTGAATTGAGGTCGCTTCGAGGGTTCGATCAGGAAGGCTCGTGGGGCCGAGTCTTCATCGAGATGATCGAGCCGAAGTGA
- a CDS encoding serine/threonine protein kinase, with protein sequence MSESDQNLLEGQVIDGRWRIEKKIGEGGMGSVFLGRQVNIDRPVAIKTLRREIGSSEEFVKRFELEARAAGRISNPHCVTIFESGKSEELGGLLYLVMEYLNGESLGSRIERGRMNPRDAIKVGIEIAAGLAAAHDEGIVHRDLKPDNVFLVSTPGGEFHAKVLDFGIAKAMGEDAKLTQSGVIIGTPYYMSPEQCTAQEVDERTDLYALGTILYEMLSGRTPFISPTPIAVLVEVVNKTPPTLIELGVPISPALNDFVMRLLSKDPDDRPSSAMEVKRTLESLNERSGVAAEALAETLVGSTPNANLPTRVERKPKKNHWLVAALVGVISMGLLVAVVWSQMSSDPQPDSTEPAPELVVREDAQTIDPASFFEASASVGNAMVVAQAEHLELARETLERSKSRPKRAVAPKKSKAEPKPAVESPKSEPPARVEKVEPAEKPISKIEKYRREQAERLKREGEKAKETIQKDVRDKIRERMRDFKY encoded by the coding sequence ATGAGCGAGTCCGACCAGAACCTTCTCGAAGGGCAGGTCATCGACGGCCGTTGGCGCATTGAGAAAAAGATTGGCGAGGGAGGCATGGGGTCGGTGTTTCTCGGTCGTCAGGTGAATATTGACCGCCCGGTGGCCATCAAGACGCTTCGTCGTGAGATTGGTTCGAGCGAAGAGTTCGTCAAGCGCTTTGAACTAGAGGCGAGGGCTGCCGGTCGGATTTCGAACCCTCATTGCGTCACGATCTTCGAAAGCGGGAAAAGTGAAGAATTGGGTGGTTTACTCTATCTCGTGATGGAGTACTTGAATGGCGAGTCCCTCGGGTCCCGAATCGAGCGGGGCAGGATGAATCCACGGGATGCCATCAAGGTCGGCATTGAGATTGCTGCTGGCCTCGCTGCAGCGCACGACGAGGGTATCGTTCACCGTGACCTTAAGCCCGACAACGTGTTTCTGGTGAGCACGCCAGGTGGGGAGTTTCACGCGAAAGTTTTGGATTTTGGTATCGCAAAGGCCATGGGAGAGGACGCCAAACTCACCCAAAGTGGCGTCATTATTGGGACTCCGTACTATATGAGTCCGGAACAGTGTACTGCACAGGAAGTGGATGAGCGGACTGACCTCTACGCTCTCGGCACCATCCTCTATGAAATGCTGAGCGGCCGCACACCGTTTATCTCGCCAACTCCGATTGCTGTACTGGTTGAGGTCGTGAACAAAACGCCGCCAACGCTTATTGAGTTAGGTGTCCCGATTTCGCCGGCCTTAAATGACTTTGTGATGCGGCTCCTTTCTAAGGATCCTGACGATAGGCCTTCGAGCGCGATGGAGGTCAAGAGGACTTTGGAGTCGCTGAACGAGAGGTCGGGCGTCGCGGCCGAAGCACTCGCAGAAACCTTGGTTGGGTCGACCCCCAACGCGAATCTACCTACCCGAGTGGAGCGTAAACCGAAGAAGAATCATTGGCTGGTTGCGGCATTGGTGGGTGTGATTTCGATGGGATTGCTTGTGGCGGTGGTGTGGTCGCAAATGTCTTCCGATCCTCAGCCTGACTCAACTGAGCCAGCTCCAGAATTGGTGGTTCGGGAAGACGCGCAAACCATTGACCCGGCGAGTTTTTTTGAGGCCAGCGCGTCGGTTGGGAATGCGATGGTTGTGGCTCAAGCGGAACACCTGGAATTGGCAAGGGAAACCCTGGAGCGTTCCAAGAGTCGTCCGAAGAGGGCAGTGGCTCCGAAGAAGTCCAAAGCTGAGCCGAAGCCAGCGGTTGAAAGCCCGAAGAGTGAGCCACCGGCGCGAGTCGAAAAGGTTGAACCGGCCGAAAAGCCGATTTCCAAGATCGAGAAGTATCGTCGCGAACAAGCAGAGCGACTCAAACGTGAAGGAGAAAAGGCCAAAGAGACTATCCAGAAAGACGTGCGCGATAAGATTCGGGAGCGCATGAGAGACTTCAAGTATTGA
- a CDS encoding rhodanese-like domain-containing protein — protein MARYMSSTELFQKMEEDQDIVVIGVLPEDKFKEEHIPGAINIPLDQLPDRVRDFRKNQRIVVYGETHTDEASNKAAALLETLGFRKVADFDGGVHAWKQAGYLTVTN, from the coding sequence ATGGCACGATACATGTCAAGCACGGAATTGTTTCAAAAGATGGAAGAGGATCAGGATATCGTTGTAATCGGTGTCCTTCCGGAAGATAAGTTCAAAGAAGAACATATCCCCGGTGCGATCAACATTCCTTTGGATCAACTCCCAGACAGAGTTCGCGACTTCAGGAAGAATCAGCGTATCGTTGTTTACGGCGAAACCCATACGGACGAGGCATCCAACAAAGCTGCCGCACTCCTTGAAACCTTGGGTTTCCGCAAAGTTGCCGATTTTGATGGTGGTGTTCACGCTTGGAAACAAGCTGGATACCTGACGGTTACTAACTAA